One stretch of Comamonas testosteroni DNA includes these proteins:
- a CDS encoding LuxR C-terminal-related transcriptional regulator: MYLSDASMSSRSDVGRTEGASIAFGGMWPSDMKGQQNQPVRVFLADEDRHIRNVIAQELMRDPRTLLVGQASSYKEARKNVFSQEFDVLLIDLAIGEGQGVELLESIQLKRPEVQCIAISASENDDAAMDALKRGAVGYLVKHSWFGSYLQAVLEVANGGAAISPRVAKKIIPKIFNAAMHGENIFTHRKFESLTEREIDILNLIAQGKSTQEIASYLEISPLTVATHVKNIYGKMQVKTRAQAVRYAMLTGII; this comes from the coding sequence ATGTATCTATCCGACGCATCTATGAGCTCGCGATCTGACGTCGGCAGAACGGAAGGCGCATCTATTGCCTTCGGTGGTATGTGGCCATCTGACATGAAAGGTCAGCAGAACCAACCTGTGCGAGTCTTTCTGGCCGATGAAGACAGACACATCAGGAACGTGATCGCGCAGGAGCTCATGCGTGACCCGCGCACTCTTCTGGTAGGGCAGGCTTCCAGCTACAAAGAAGCTCGCAAGAACGTCTTTTCACAAGAGTTCGATGTGCTTCTCATCGACCTAGCTATTGGTGAAGGCCAAGGAGTTGAGCTGCTGGAGTCAATCCAACTAAAAAGGCCTGAAGTGCAATGCATTGCAATTTCCGCAAGTGAAAACGACGATGCGGCTATGGATGCTCTTAAGCGAGGCGCTGTTGGATATCTGGTTAAGCACTCATGGTTTGGAAGCTATTTGCAGGCTGTGCTGGAAGTAGCCAATGGTGGGGCTGCGATATCTCCCCGAGTGGCGAAGAAAATCATTCCAAAAATATTCAATGCAGCTATGCATGGGGAAAACATCTTCACTCACAGAAAATTCGAGTCGCTGACTGAAAGAGAAATAGATATATTGAATTTGATAGCTCAAGGAAAAAGCACTCAAGAGATTGCGTCCTACTTGGAAATCAGCCCATTGACTGTGGCAACACATGTAAAAAACATTTATGGAAAAATGCAGGTCAAAACCAGAGCACAAGCTGTCAGATATGCGATGCTGACAGGTATCATCTGA
- a CDS encoding crAss001_48 related protein, with protein MTPRLYEGTKRLLATPMTRGAYNQYRGWEAPADENPKDEGYLVEYQDGGKANDARHANYISWSPKDVFDRSYKELPVSTLPPHQQRVLDEKQELDIRITRLDEFILRNALFRELENEEQDRMRRQLDVMRELSVILGERISAF; from the coding sequence ATGACCCCCCGTTTGTATGAAGGCACCAAGCGCCTGTTGGCAACGCCCATGACCCGTGGCGCATACAACCAGTATCGAGGCTGGGAGGCTCCTGCCGACGAGAACCCCAAGGACGAGGGCTACCTTGTCGAATATCAAGACGGCGGCAAGGCCAATGACGCCCGGCATGCCAACTACATCAGCTGGAGCCCAAAGGATGTGTTCGACCGCAGCTACAAGGAGCTGCCCGTATCCACCTTGCCACCCCACCAGCAGCGCGTGCTGGATGAAAAGCAAGAGCTGGACATCCGAATCACCAGGCTGGACGAGTTCATTCTGCGAAATGCCTTGTTCCGCGAACTGGAGAACGAAGAGCAGGACCGCATGCGCCGCCAGCTCGATGTGATGCGCGAGCTGTCTGTGATCCTGGGTGAGCGCATCTCTGCTTTCTAA